The proteins below are encoded in one region of Winogradskyella helgolandensis:
- a CDS encoding DUF1328 family protein, which translates to MLRWTITFVIIAIIAAILGFGGIAGAAAGIAKIIFFIFLVLFILSLFKGVIKK; encoded by the coding sequence ATGTTACGTTGGACAATCACATTCGTTATAATAGCAATCATTGCAGCCATTCTTGGATTCGGAGGAATCGCAGGAGCAGCAGCAGGAATAGCAAAAATTATATTCTTTATATTTTTAGTGCTTTTTATACTATCCTTATTTAAGGGAGTAATTAAGAAGTAA
- a CDS encoding TonB-dependent receptor plug domain-containing protein: MKRFITLIILLFVGLYATAQNTETKKDSVVALDEVQLITIIKKKIETDMKMAVSVDEFLASSDQISFIKRGAYAWEPLLNNMSSERSTITIDGMHVFGACTDKMDPITSYVESNNLASIDIKSGQEGNMHGATVAGSIDLKRKSTPFNLSKTWSGAYQTGFEINNKQFFNLANASYSSNKFVADGSLAYRNAENYSDGNNDDVNHSQFTKFNASLGLAYKTSELSSVKLEAIYDQANDVGYPALPMDLWLSRALITSATYKQVFEEGLFRALDTKIYFNAIEHYMDDTTRPENLVHMDMPGWSTTYGLLSKTNIKQNRFSSEIQLNAYNNLSTAEMRMYPQDRSERSMFAYSWPAVTTTFAGLSINNAWEISDQSQLNFGGSLGVNYNHSKYVEFNWIFHPGTPQEKTRLLPSLHAGYQLDINKFNFSVGGGYGHRAPSVSEGYGYYIYNSFDRYDYIGNPDLENEISYEGNASAGYKDDKFSLQANVNYFYIENYIIGRILSLGSPMNYQSIGVKGYTSLDYSTLFNFSLNGSYTILDDLHWKGVLTYARGKDENENNLPFIRPLSYQSSLHYKYNRFNFQTSVNGDLEQIHYSPEYGEDQTPSYTIWNLSADYTFRIKDYRTVIQIGAENILNEYYSTYADWGNIPRMGRNIFTSLKFNF, translated from the coding sequence ATGAAAAGATTCATAACATTAATAATATTGCTTTTTGTTGGTCTATACGCTACTGCTCAAAACACAGAGACTAAGAAGGATAGTGTTGTAGCTCTAGACGAGGTTCAATTAATTACTATCATCAAAAAGAAAATTGAAACCGATATGAAAATGGCCGTTTCAGTTGATGAGTTTTTAGCGTCTTCAGATCAAATTAGTTTTATTAAACGTGGTGCTTATGCTTGGGAACCTTTATTGAATAATATGAGCTCGGAACGCTCCACCATCACTATTGATGGTATGCATGTTTTTGGTGCCTGTACCGACAAAATGGATCCTATCACCTCTTATGTTGAGAGTAATAATTTAGCTTCGATTGATATAAAATCTGGACAAGAAGGAAACATGCATGGTGCCACTGTTGCAGGAAGTATTGATTTAAAACGAAAAAGCACTCCTTTCAATCTTTCTAAAACATGGAGTGGAGCTTATCAAACCGGATTTGAAATTAATAACAAGCAGTTTTTCAACCTAGCGAATGCCTCTTATTCTAGTAACAAATTTGTTGCCGATGGAAGTTTAGCCTACCGAAACGCAGAAAATTATAGTGATGGCAATAACGATGACGTCAACCACTCGCAATTTACTAAATTCAATGCGTCTCTAGGCTTAGCTTATAAAACGAGTGAATTGTCCTCTGTAAAATTAGAAGCTATTTACGATCAAGCCAATGATGTTGGTTATCCTGCATTACCCATGGATTTATGGTTATCACGCGCCCTAATTACCTCAGCAACTTATAAACAAGTATTTGAAGAGGGTTTATTTAGAGCCTTAGACACAAAAATCTATTTTAATGCTATAGAACATTATATGGATGATACGACCCGTCCTGAAAATCTAGTGCACATGGACATGCCAGGCTGGAGTACTACCTATGGTTTACTCTCTAAAACTAACATTAAACAGAATCGTTTTAGTTCCGAAATTCAACTTAATGCTTATAATAATTTATCTACAGCAGAGATGCGCATGTATCCACAAGATCGCAGTGAACGCAGTATGTTTGCCTATAGTTGGCCTGCAGTTACTACGACCTTTGCTGGACTTTCTATAAATAACGCTTGGGAAATTTCAGATCAAAGCCAACTGAATTTTGGTGGTTCTTTGGGTGTCAATTACAACCACTCTAAATATGTGGAATTCAATTGGATTTTTCATCCAGGCACACCTCAAGAAAAAACAAGACTACTACCTAGTTTACACGCAGGTTATCAGTTAGATATTAACAAGTTCAATTTTTCAGTTGGTGGTGGTTATGGCCACAGAGCACCTTCTGTTTCTGAAGGCTATGGCTATTACATTTACAATAGTTTTGATCGTTACGATTATATAGGTAATCCAGATCTTGAAAATGAAATTTCATATGAAGGTAATGCCAGTGCTGGTTATAAAGATGATAAATTTAGCTTACAAGCTAACGTGAATTACTTCTACATTGAAAATTATATCATTGGTCGTATTTTAAGTTTAGGTAGCCCAATGAATTACCAATCTATTGGAGTTAAAGGCTACACCTCTTTAGACTATTCTACTTTATTTAATTTTTCACTCAATGGAAGCTACACTATTTTAGACGATTTGCATTGGAAAGGCGTCTTAACTTATGCACGTGGAAAAGATGAAAACGAAAACAATTTGCCATTCATTAGACCTTTAAGCTACCAATCATCATTACATTATAAATATAACAGGTTCAATTTTCAAACGTCGGTTAATGGCGATTTAGAGCAAATCCATTACAGTCCAGAATACGGAGAAGACCAAACACCATCGTATACCATTTGGAATTTATCTGCCGACTATACCTTCAGAATTAAAGACTATAGAACTGTGATTCAAATTGGGGCAGAAAACATTCTAAATGAATATTATAGTACTTATGCAGACTGGGGAAACATCCCAAGAATGGGGCGAAACATTTTCACTTCTTTAAAATTCAATTTCTAG
- a CDS encoding YceI family protein, which yields MKHSIKSSVFFFAVFFSSLLSFQVASSQTYSLNNSSSVLEVHGTSSLHDWVLETEKQSGKIVITNSEELEISSLSISVQAESLKSGKSSMDKNTYKALNTDDHKTMDFNLSSVKNVEKLSDNSFKVSASGKMTISGVTKTISIDMTVKIDGDKVTLDGEKSFKMTDFGIDPPKALLGTIKTGDAIKIVFKSVLNK from the coding sequence ATGAAACATTCAATTAAATCTTCAGTATTCTTTTTCGCAGTTTTTTTTAGTAGTCTGCTTTCTTTTCAGGTTGCTTCATCTCAAACTTATAGTTTAAATAATTCTTCTTCTGTATTAGAAGTGCACGGCACATCTTCTTTACACGATTGGGTATTAGAAACTGAAAAACAATCCGGTAAAATAGTAATTACAAACTCAGAGGAGTTGGAGATTAGTAGTCTTAGTATTTCTGTACAGGCAGAAAGTCTTAAAAGTGGAAAATCATCAATGGATAAAAACACTTATAAAGCGCTAAACACAGATGATCATAAAACTATGGACTTTAACCTTAGCTCGGTTAAAAATGTAGAAAAACTTAGTGATAATTCTTTTAAAGTTTCTGCTTCAGGAAAAATGACTATTTCTGGAGTAACAAAAACTATTTCTATTGATATGACAGTAAAAATAGATGGGGATAAGGTGACACTTGATGGTGAAAAATCCTTTAAAATGACCGATTTCGGTATTGATCCTCCTAAAGCGTTATTAGGAACCATTAAAACAGGTGATGCGATTAAAATCGTGTTTAAAAGTGTATTGAACAAATAG
- a CDS encoding cytochrome-c peroxidase gives MKNILRSIAVVLLFTGCSSDDSELIAYDNPELALEIPTDFPELNSAFYSNKPTQYGVELGKKLFFDKQLSADNTISCSSCHIQESAFADHNPKAIGIEGRIGLRNAPPVQNMAFMQFYNWDGNKLQLENQPLVPIITHEEMDSSILEVMAKLENDPTYVELFNKAFDGEGITADGIYNSIAQYEYTLISSNSKYDKVKRIEGETFTESEAEGYTVFQNKCISCHSTELFTDQSFRNIGFPLNPDSEEGGRSRITGLTEDYMRFRVPSLRNIEHTAPYGSFGQFATLEDLLDYLDTGVLEADNLDPILKDNNNRIPLSEEEKTDVIAFMRTLSDSEFLGL, from the coding sequence ATGAAAAACATATTACGCAGTATTGCAGTGGTTCTTTTATTTACAGGGTGTAGCAGTGATGACTCTGAGCTAATAGCTTATGACAATCCTGAATTAGCATTAGAAATCCCAACAGATTTCCCTGAACTCAATAGTGCATTTTACAGCAATAAACCAACGCAATATGGAGTTGAATTAGGAAAGAAATTATTCTTTGATAAGCAATTGAGTGCCGATAATACCATTTCATGTTCTAGTTGCCATATTCAAGAAAGTGCCTTTGCAGACCACAACCCTAAAGCTATTGGTATTGAGGGACGAATAGGACTTCGTAATGCTCCGCCAGTACAAAACATGGCATTTATGCAATTTTATAATTGGGATGGTAATAAACTTCAATTAGAAAATCAACCTTTAGTCCCTATTATTACACATGAAGAAATGGATTCTTCAATTTTAGAAGTTATGGCTAAGCTTGAAAACGACCCAACATATGTTGAGTTATTTAATAAGGCTTTTGATGGCGAAGGAATCACGGCAGATGGTATTTATAACAGTATCGCTCAATATGAATATACACTGATATCTTCAAACAGTAAATACGATAAAGTAAAACGTATCGAAGGTGAAACATTTACAGAAAGTGAAGCTGAAGGCTATACTGTTTTTCAAAATAAATGCATCAGTTGCCACAGTACAGAATTATTCACCGATCAAAGTTTTAGAAATATAGGATTTCCGTTAAATCCTGATTCCGAAGAAGGAGGACGCTCAAGAATTACAGGTCTCACTGAAGATTACATGCGTTTTAGAGTCCCAAGTCTAAGAAATATTGAGCACACAGCACCTTACGGTAGTTTTGGTCAATTTGCAACTTTAGAGGATTTGCTCGATTATTTAGATACTGGAGTTTTAGAAGCTGATAATCTTGATCCTATTTTAAAAGACAATAACAATAGAATCCCACTGTCAGAAGAAGAAAAAACAGATGTAATTGCTTTTATGAGAACCTTAAGCGATTCTGAATTTTTAGGGCTTTAA
- a CDS encoding ferritin-like domain-containing protein: MATYTEQVGNKLNGLLEKNYDAEKGYAKAAENTEHAGLRTFFNRKSQERRTFGHDLKSEIRAFGEDVDKGGSLTGAAHRTWMDVKALFSADNEESMLEEAIRGEKASVDEYDEVLQEASLPSSTKSILLSQKNIIETDLFKVKSLENLR; this comes from the coding sequence ATGGCAACATACACAGAACAAGTAGGAAATAAACTTAATGGTTTATTAGAGAAAAATTACGATGCAGAAAAGGGATATGCTAAAGCAGCTGAGAATACAGAACATGCAGGATTAAGAACTTTTTTTAATCGTAAATCGCAAGAAAGAAGAACTTTTGGACACGATCTTAAATCAGAAATCAGAGCTTTCGGTGAAGATGTGGATAAGGGTGGAAGTTTAACAGGTGCAGCTCATAGAACATGGATGGACGTTAAGGCTCTATTTTCAGCGGATAATGAAGAATCGATGCTAGAAGAAGCTATTAGAGGCGAAAAAGCATCTGTAGATGAATATGATGAGGTATTGCAAGAAGCAAGTTTGCCAAGCAGTACAAAATCTATTTTATTATCTCAGAAAAATATAATTGAAACGGATTTATTTAAAGTTAAATCCTTAGAGAATTTAAGATAG
- a CDS encoding hemerythrin domain-containing protein — translation MNIYEAIRHDHDIQRNLLDKLVDTSGDTKSRSDLFKELRKELELHANAEERHFYKPLIPTDMMQEHARHGIAEHHEIDELVEQLEKTEMDSSAWLKIAKNLKDKVEHHLEDEEHTFFQLSGKVFNDKEKKALAVKYNAYMNEHR, via the coding sequence ATGAATATATATGAAGCGATAAGACATGATCACGACATTCAACGCAATCTGTTAGACAAATTAGTAGACACCTCTGGAGATACTAAATCACGTAGTGATTTATTTAAAGAATTACGTAAAGAATTAGAACTGCACGCTAATGCTGAAGAGCGTCATTTTTATAAGCCGTTAATTCCAACAGATATGATGCAAGAACATGCAAGACATGGCATTGCTGAGCATCATGAAATAGATGAGCTAGTTGAGCAATTGGAAAAAACAGAAATGGATTCTTCAGCTTGGTTAAAGATAGCCAAAAATTTGAAGGATAAGGTAGAGCATCATTTAGAAGATGAAGAGCATACGTTTTTTCAATTATCCGGAAAGGTATTTAACGATAAAGAAAAAAAAGCATTGGCTGTTAAATATAATGCCTATATGAATGAACATAGGTAA
- a CDS encoding YtxH domain-containing protein encodes MSNNGNTVLGILAGTAVGAVLGILFAPDKGSVTRQRIADEAATKRDLMAEKAVELRDSLGNTISTQRENLDDQVEAIVSNASYKAEDVITTLESRLKDLKAKNKTLQKKA; translated from the coding sequence ATGAGTAATAACGGAAATACAGTTTTAGGAATATTAGCAGGAACAGCAGTAGGAGCAGTCCTTGGAATTTTATTTGCGCCAGATAAAGGTAGTGTAACACGACAAAGAATTGCAGACGAAGCCGCAACTAAAAGAGATTTAATGGCAGAGAAAGCTGTTGAATTAAGAGATTCTTTAGGAAATACAATTTCTACACAAAGAGAAAATTTAGATGATCAAGTAGAGGCTATAGTTTCTAATGCAAGTTATAAAGCAGAAGATGTGATTACCACATTAGAGTCAAGACTGAAAGATTTAAAAGCAAAGAATAAAACATTACAGAAAAAAGCCTAA
- a CDS encoding DUF6327 family protein, protein MEPYTTFEDIDNDLKRFKLERDIAWEELKLTKNEFKEDLEPLNWVSSALKLTGKYSFIALIRKWIFKK, encoded by the coding sequence ATGGAGCCATACACCACATTTGAAGACATAGATAACGATTTAAAACGTTTTAAGCTAGAGCGCGATATTGCTTGGGAAGAACTCAAGTTAACCAAAAATGAGTTTAAGGAAGATTTAGAACCCTTAAATTGGGTAAGTTCGGCTTTAAAATTAACTGGAAAATACAGTTTTATCGCCTTAATTAGGAAATGGATATTTAAAAAGTAG
- a CDS encoding MbnP family protein, whose protein sequence is MKNLKTYILSAAVLVAFMSCSSDDEDNRVANNVTLEFNNTFGNTPIVLGDATSTSATVNTSDAGQTHHFEELKYVISNIRLIKADGTEIPYNVNDLDNGATVVNQANSETLSYVLSEIPVGDYTEIKFGLGVRSDLNTLDQVSFPNFYNNAGSNETEMHWEWGTGYRFTKLEGFYDTDNKTLSFHSGSTLEGEEGNYTQGVNAYRDITLALPTTATVGNSAPTITIKADFDYFLSGDSHTVTLVSTEDITNNATPSAHTATEMMKFVENIGGNGTTDLTGMFSITSVE, encoded by the coding sequence ATGAAAAATCTTAAAACATATATTTTATCAGCAGCTGTATTAGTGGCTTTCATGTCTTGTAGTAGTGATGATGAAGATAATAGAGTTGCAAATAACGTGACCTTAGAATTCAATAATACGTTTGGAAACACTCCTATTGTACTTGGAGATGCAACGTCAACTTCAGCTACAGTAAACACTTCTGATGCTGGACAAACTCACCACTTTGAAGAACTGAAATATGTTATTAGTAACATTCGTCTAATAAAGGCAGATGGCACTGAAATCCCTTATAACGTCAATGATTTAGATAATGGAGCTACTGTTGTTAATCAGGCTAATTCAGAAACCTTAAGTTATGTGTTAAGTGAAATTCCTGTTGGAGATTACACTGAGATAAAATTTGGTTTAGGGGTACGCTCTGATTTAAACACACTAGACCAAGTGAGTTTCCCTAATTTCTACAACAATGCAGGCTCAAATGAAACTGAAATGCATTGGGAATGGGGAACAGGATACCGTTTCACTAAACTTGAAGGTTTCTACGATACGGATAATAAAACATTGTCGTTCCATTCTGGAAGCACATTAGAAGGTGAAGAAGGTAATTATACTCAAGGTGTTAATGCATACAGAGATATCACATTAGCATTACCTACTACAGCAACTGTTGGCAATAGCGCACCTACAATAACTATAAAAGCTGATTTTGATTATTTCTTAAGTGGAGACAGCCATACAGTGACGTTGGTTTCAACTGAAGATATTACTAACAACGCAACACCAAGTGCTCATACGGCTACTGAAATGATGAAGTTTGTAGAAAATATCGGTGGTAATGGTACAACAGACCTTACAGGAATGTTCTCTATTACTTCAGTAGAATAA
- the trxB gene encoding thioredoxin-disulfide reductase codes for MSDTIEKVKCLIIGSGPAGYTAAIYASRANMFPVLYQGEQPGGQLTTTNDVENFPGYPEGITGSEMMMELQKQAERFGTDIRHGWISKVDFSGDVHKAWVNEEKEIHADTIIISTGASAKYLNLPSEQKYLKLGGGVSACAVCDGFFYRNQEVVIVGAGDSACEEAHYLSKLCKKVTMLVRRDEFRASKIMAERVKNTENIEILFNTETDEVLGDGQVVTGVRVINNKTNEKRDIEATGFFVAIGHKPNTDIFKDYLDLDETGYIINAIPGTSKTNVEGVFVSGDAADHVYRQAITAAGTGCMAALDAERYLAAKDSDFEVATSSYN; via the coding sequence ATGTCTGATACAATAGAAAAAGTAAAGTGTTTAATTATAGGGTCTGGACCTGCAGGATACACAGCTGCAATTTATGCGTCTAGAGCAAATATGTTTCCGGTTTTATATCAAGGAGAACAGCCAGGAGGTCAATTAACAACAACTAATGATGTGGAAAATTTCCCAGGTTATCCTGAAGGCATCACTGGATCAGAAATGATGATGGAATTACAAAAACAAGCAGAACGCTTTGGAACCGATATACGTCATGGCTGGATTTCTAAGGTCGATTTTTCTGGAGATGTTCATAAAGCTTGGGTAAATGAAGAAAAAGAAATCCATGCTGATACTATCATAATATCTACAGGTGCATCTGCAAAATATTTAAACTTACCTTCTGAACAAAAATATTTAAAATTAGGTGGAGGAGTCTCTGCTTGTGCAGTATGTGATGGATTCTTTTATAGAAACCAGGAAGTTGTAATTGTTGGAGCAGGAGATTCTGCATGTGAAGAAGCACATTACCTATCTAAATTATGTAAAAAAGTAACGATGTTGGTGAGACGTGATGAGTTTAGAGCGTCTAAAATTATGGCAGAACGCGTTAAAAATACAGAGAACATCGAAATATTATTCAACACAGAAACTGATGAGGTTTTAGGTGATGGGCAAGTGGTGACTGGTGTAAGAGTGATTAACAACAAAACGAATGAAAAACGCGATATTGAGGCAACAGGTTTCTTTGTCGCTATAGGTCATAAACCTAATACAGATATTTTTAAAGACTATTTAGATTTAGATGAAACAGGTTACATTATAAATGCTATACCAGGAACTAGTAAAACTAATGTAGAAGGTGTATTTGTAAGTGGAGATGCTGCAGATCATGTTTATAGACAGGCAATTACAGCTGCCGGAACAGGTTGTATGGCTGCGTTGGATGCAGAGCGTTATTTAGCAGCTAAAGATTCTGATTTTGAGGTTGCTACCTCTAGTTATAATTAG
- a CDS encoding YceI family protein, whose protein sequence is MFKTISFLILFFLGSIISTFSEVEKLESKESIVLLSSESYLKIKGKTNVSTFECQFNMHTLSDAIPIKYNHHDESIKFKDTKLTLPNLEFNCGGKAINKDFNKLLNTEEFPEIVLKLKEISTIKLDDNSTSAIIEITLSNIVRTYTVPISITSDNDLHVSGVLPLDINDFNLTAPTKMLGMVKVSPKIEIQFSLKIIES, encoded by the coding sequence ATGTTTAAAACAATATCATTTCTCATTTTATTCTTTCTAGGGTCTATAATTTCTACGTTTTCTGAAGTAGAAAAGTTAGAATCTAAAGAATCAATTGTGCTTTTATCTTCGGAGAGTTATCTCAAAATTAAAGGTAAAACTAATGTTAGTACGTTTGAATGTCAATTTAATATGCACACGCTTTCTGATGCGATACCTATTAAATACAATCATCATGATGAGTCAATTAAATTTAAAGATACCAAATTAACATTACCTAATTTAGAGTTTAATTGTGGAGGTAAGGCTATCAATAAAGACTTTAATAAATTACTTAATACAGAAGAATTTCCTGAAATTGTTCTTAAATTAAAAGAGATTTCTACAATTAAATTAGATGATAATTCAACTTCTGCTATCATAGAAATTACGTTAAGTAATATTGTAAGGACTTATACGGTTCCAATTTCTATTACAAGCGATAATGATTTACATGTAAGCGGAGTATTGCCTTTGGATATAAATGATTTTAATTTAACGGCACCAACAAAAATGTTAGGTATGGTTAAGGTCTCACCTAAAATTGAGATTCAGTTTTCTCTGAAAATTATAGAGAGCTAA
- a CDS encoding bile acid:sodium symporter family protein: protein MSIKIDKFVLSIIVIIIFAYFFPEWGIESSNIPIDTISAIGISFIFFFYGLKLNPTQLKAGLKNWKLHLLVQGSTFLLFPLLILLCRPLIQSEAQETIWLAFFFLAALPSTVSSSVVMVSIAKGNIPAAIFNASISGIIGILITPLWMGLFIDNTQTDFDFTDIYLKLIIQIILPVVLGLFLQRYLGELARKYSSKLTLFDKSIILLIIYKSFAASFYNNMFSVVSIVDLLLLFIGVIVLFVIVYSLTGIIARKFHLNKEDQITAQFCGTKKSLVHGTVFSKILFGNMAALGIVLLPLMLFHATQILIISVIASKKARD, encoded by the coding sequence ATGAGTATTAAGATTGATAAATTCGTCCTATCTATTATTGTAATAATAATATTTGCTTATTTTTTTCCAGAATGGGGAATAGAAAGTAGTAATATACCTATAGACACGATTAGTGCGATCGGAATTTCGTTTATATTCTTTTTTTACGGACTTAAACTCAACCCAACGCAACTTAAAGCCGGACTCAAAAATTGGAAGTTGCATCTTTTAGTGCAAGGCTCAACATTTTTATTGTTTCCATTGTTGATTTTGTTATGTCGTCCCTTAATTCAAAGTGAAGCACAAGAAACTATTTGGTTAGCTTTCTTTTTCTTGGCAGCATTACCATCAACGGTTTCATCATCTGTTGTGATGGTATCAATAGCCAAAGGAAATATTCCTGCAGCTATCTTTAATGCTAGCATTTCAGGCATTATAGGTATTCTTATTACTCCACTTTGGATGGGATTGTTTATAGATAATACACAAACGGATTTTGACTTTACTGATATTTATCTCAAACTCATTATTCAAATTATTTTACCTGTAGTTTTGGGTCTCTTTTTGCAGCGTTACTTAGGAGAGTTGGCTCGTAAGTACAGTAGTAAATTAACCTTGTTTGATAAGTCTATTATTCTTTTAATAATCTATAAGAGTTTTGCAGCTTCATTTTACAATAATATGTTTAGTGTTGTTTCTATTGTAGACCTACTTTTACTATTTATTGGGGTGATTGTGTTATTTGTAATTGTTTATTCATTAACAGGTATTATTGCTAGAAAATTCCATCTCAATAAGGAAGATCAAATTACAGCACAATTTTGTGGTACTAAAAAATCACTAGTCCATGGGACTGTTTTTTCTAAAATACTATTCGGTAATATGGCTGCATTGGGTATTGTGTTGTTGCCATTAATGTTGTTTCACGCGACACAAATATTAATAATCAGTGTTATAGCATCAAAAAAAGCACGTGATTAA
- a CDS encoding NAD-dependent succinate-semialdehyde dehydrogenase, translated as MKTSIKTYNPYNGNHLETYKLDSKPIIKEKLLLADQTFKTWKQFEIEERVELLQNLADELYKNKQKLSDLMTEEMGKPILESKAEIEKCIYLIDFYIKNAEQFLQDDLINTEAHESFISYDPLGCILAVMPWNFPFWQVFRFAVPTLTAGNVALLKHASNVTGCAIAIEKLFLDAGFPKGCFQTLITDHENIEKLMENDSVKAVSLTGSENAGRKIAELAGKNLKPSLLELGGSNACIILADADLDKYIDTIVKARMLNSGQSCIAAKRFIVVESIYDDFIKKFTSKVKELKYGDPTKEDTTISCLAREDLAKELETQVQKSIDRGAKVALGHKREGAYYQPTILTDVTAEMPVFKEETFGPVAAVVKVKNEDEAYLTAANSKFGLGTMVFTSDYEAATDRISEIEDGGFFINEMVKSDPRLPFGGTKISGFGRELSKEGMLAFVNIKTVYINK; from the coding sequence ATGAAAACAAGTATTAAAACATATAACCCTTATAATGGAAATCATCTTGAAACTTACAAGCTAGACTCAAAACCCATAATAAAGGAAAAATTACTGTTAGCAGATCAAACTTTCAAAACATGGAAGCAGTTTGAAATTGAAGAACGTGTTGAATTACTTCAAAACTTGGCTGATGAATTATATAAAAATAAGCAGAAACTGAGTGACCTAATGACCGAGGAAATGGGCAAGCCCATTCTTGAAAGTAAAGCTGAAATTGAAAAATGCATCTACCTAATAGACTTTTACATAAAAAATGCGGAACAATTTCTACAAGATGATCTTATTAATACCGAAGCACACGAAAGTTTTATAAGTTACGATCCACTAGGTTGTATTTTGGCCGTTATGCCTTGGAATTTTCCTTTTTGGCAAGTCTTCCGGTTTGCTGTTCCGACGTTAACAGCCGGAAATGTGGCGCTTTTAAAACATGCCTCTAATGTTACTGGCTGTGCTATTGCAATTGAAAAATTATTCTTAGATGCCGGATTTCCAAAAGGTTGTTTTCAAACGCTCATTACAGATCATGAGAATATTGAAAAACTAATGGAAAACGATAGTGTAAAAGCAGTGTCTTTAACTGGAAGCGAAAATGCAGGACGTAAAATTGCAGAACTCGCTGGTAAAAACTTAAAGCCATCGCTTTTAGAGTTAGGTGGAAGCAATGCCTGTATCATTCTAGCAGATGCCGATTTAGACAAATATATTGACACCATCGTTAAAGCTAGAATGCTAAATTCTGGACAAAGTTGCATCGCAGCAAAACGATTTATTGTCGTAGAATCTATTTATGACGACTTCATTAAAAAATTCACTTCCAAAGTGAAGGAATTAAAATATGGAGATCCAACAAAAGAAGACACCACAATATCTTGTTTGGCGCGTGAAGATTTAGCTAAAGAATTAGAAACCCAAGTACAAAAATCAATTGATAGAGGTGCCAAAGTAGCACTAGGACATAAGCGAGAAGGTGCTTATTACCAACCCACAATTTTAACTGATGTAACAGCGGAAATGCCAGTATTTAAAGAGGAAACTTTTGGTCCTGTTGCAGCTGTTGTAAAAGTAAAAAACGAGGATGAAGCCTACCTAACCGCAGCCAATTCTAAATTTGGTTTAGGCACTATGGTTTTTACTTCAGATTATGAAGCTGCTACAGATCGTATTTCAGAAATTGAAGACGGAGGCTTTTTTATCAATGAAATGGTAAAATCAGATCCACGACTACCATTTGGAGGCACCAAAATTTCAGGTTTTGGTCGCGAATTATCAAAAGAAGGTATGCTAGCCTTCGTAAATATTAAAACAGTTTATATTAACAAATAA